Proteins co-encoded in one Christiangramia fulva genomic window:
- a CDS encoding DUF6090 family protein, with amino-acid sequence MIKFFRNIRRKLINKSKLTSYLLYALGEIILVVIGILIALQINNWNEERKIRKEEQQLLKSISEEFQANLKILDQAKQMNDYIIARASGLGEYTGPKLENFDERKLSDLMVGAFKYEARFIPNQGTVNETINSGKLSVLSNDELRKAISAWQSALELVKNQEDYVVGRRDIAHAYFLNNGNFRRHLYLINEAIIKVSPSRFPNNDFKFLEDESFESNLYLFITASSNLNKNFYSILDEKIKFIITEADKGIKKK; translated from the coding sequence ATGATCAAATTCTTCCGAAATATCCGTCGTAAGCTAATAAATAAAAGCAAATTAACGAGTTACCTGCTTTATGCCCTTGGCGAAATCATCCTGGTGGTGATTGGTATTTTGATCGCCTTGCAGATCAATAACTGGAATGAAGAGCGAAAGATCAGAAAGGAGGAGCAACAACTATTAAAGTCGATATCAGAAGAATTCCAGGCGAACCTTAAAATTCTTGACCAGGCCAAACAAATGAACGATTATATTATTGCCCGGGCCTCTGGTTTAGGAGAATATACCGGCCCGAAGCTTGAAAATTTTGACGAGAGAAAACTTTCAGATTTGATGGTAGGAGCTTTTAAATATGAAGCACGATTTATCCCTAATCAGGGAACCGTAAATGAGACCATTAATTCGGGAAAACTCTCTGTGCTTTCAAATGATGAACTTCGCAAAGCCATTTCCGCGTGGCAGTCAGCATTAGAATTGGTTAAAAACCAGGAAGATTATGTGGTTGGAAGAAGAGATATCGCACATGCGTATTTTCTTAATAACGGGAATTTTAGAAGGCATCTCTATCTTATAAATGAAGCAATAATCAAGGTCTCCCCAAGTAGATTTCCAAATAACGACTTTAAATTTCTGGAAGACGAGTCGTTTGAAAGTAATCTCTATTTGTTTATAACTGCTTCGTCCAACCTGAATAAGAACTTTTATTCAATCCTGGATGAGAAGATCAAATTCATCATCACCGAGGCCGATAAAGGAATTAAGAAAAAATGA
- a CDS encoding GIY-YIG nuclease family protein, which produces MKLYYVYILLCSDGLTYTGITNNPDRRLEEHQTGLNRESFTYRRRPVKLIFQQDFNDVNQAIYFEKKIKKWSADKKLALANGDYDLLQLLAECRNETNSKLRNTGIGLDSARPDTTNNE; this is translated from the coding sequence ATGAAGCTATACTATGTTTACATTCTGCTTTGTAGTGATGGCCTGACGTATACAGGCATCACAAACAATCCTGATCGCCGTCTCGAAGAACACCAAACTGGCTTGAATCGAGAGTCATTTACTTATCGACGCAGACCGGTAAAACTAATTTTTCAGCAGGATTTTAATGATGTCAACCAGGCGATATATTTTGAAAAGAAAATCAAGAAATGGAGTGCAGATAAAAAATTAGCTCTGGCAAATGGTGATTATGATTTGCTGCAACTTCTTGCTGAATGCAGAAATGAAACAAATTCAAAATTGAGGAACACAGGAATAGGTCTCGACTCCGCTCGACCTGACACAACAAATAATGAATGA
- a CDS encoding TonB-dependent receptor produces the protein MHPIKSLLLTFIAFFTAWNFQAQTDTSKVNRLKTVLITAYKPKPLRELSTNISAIETDSLSFTGNYSLADMMESFPGVELLTTGPGITKPVIRGLSGNRILILLNGLKFKNQQWQEEHGMGLTDFGISRIEVIKGPLSVLYGTDALGGVINLIDQAKPKPDAWIADGSLKFNLNTLGGLFQAGYRENNGSSWWRFRLGVENNADYSDGNNERVLNSRNDGYFLKAGYGFKKNSWTSNNTFTSTYTRSGFIFNDVYDFIEPDSRWSRSLSENPAHLVFLNLFSSENDFQLKDGSQLHLNFGVHSNRRMENEGGGKISLDMHLLNIQYLLKWEKQLSENNKLILSNLASFEDNTNYGARKLVPDANMQEANISAFLETEVSEEFILENGMGVGEKYIKTFFTPHLNGPDEENDPFDKFSWYYNFYSGFSWLPSKDFTLKFNAATGVRVPNLAELSSNGLHEGIFTYEIGDPDLENEKNYSFNLDFNYQTGDFGFFVSPFFNYFNGYVYLAPTVEDYFGFPVFRYRQQDARQYGAETGVNWNFSENWKNSLVYSGMISKTVDGDYTPYLPAQKLNFQTNYSWKPSFADEMQLFSKLKYAFQQDKTAPNEIATGDYLLWDLGASAEFSDEKAHYRIGISGTNLLNKAYYDHLSRFKNYGLLNMGRNIMFTLKIDLSGTTRS, from the coding sequence TTGCATCCAATCAAAAGCCTGCTGTTAACTTTTATTGCATTTTTCACTGCCTGGAATTTTCAGGCTCAAACCGATACTTCTAAGGTAAACAGGCTAAAGACCGTTTTGATCACCGCCTACAAACCAAAACCGCTTCGGGAATTATCGACCAATATTTCGGCGATTGAAACCGACAGCCTTTCTTTTACCGGCAATTATTCATTGGCCGATATGATGGAAAGCTTTCCCGGAGTGGAATTGCTTACCACCGGCCCCGGAATTACCAAACCCGTCATTCGCGGGCTCTCCGGCAACCGGATTCTTATTTTACTCAATGGTCTAAAATTTAAAAATCAGCAATGGCAGGAGGAGCACGGCATGGGACTGACCGATTTTGGCATTTCCCGAATCGAAGTAATTAAAGGCCCGCTAAGCGTACTTTACGGAACCGATGCTTTGGGCGGTGTGATCAATTTGATCGACCAAGCCAAACCAAAACCCGATGCCTGGATCGCCGATGGCTCCCTGAAATTCAATTTGAATACTTTGGGCGGACTCTTTCAGGCCGGTTATCGCGAAAATAATGGCAGCAGCTGGTGGCGATTTCGACTGGGAGTGGAGAACAATGCTGATTATTCCGATGGAAATAATGAGCGCGTGCTGAATAGTCGGAATGATGGTTATTTCCTGAAAGCGGGCTATGGCTTTAAGAAAAACAGCTGGACCTCAAATAATACGTTTACCAGTACCTACACGCGTTCCGGATTTATTTTCAACGATGTCTATGATTTTATCGAGCCCGATTCTAGATGGAGCAGAAGCCTGAGTGAGAATCCCGCGCATCTCGTGTTTTTAAACCTGTTTTCTTCAGAAAATGATTTTCAGCTGAAAGATGGATCGCAGCTTCACCTTAATTTCGGAGTTCATTCGAACCGCCGAATGGAAAATGAAGGCGGCGGAAAGATCAGCCTGGATATGCATTTGCTCAATATTCAGTATTTGCTGAAATGGGAAAAACAACTTTCAGAAAATAACAAACTGATACTTTCAAATCTGGCTTCTTTTGAAGATAATACCAATTACGGCGCGAGAAAGCTGGTGCCCGACGCGAATATGCAGGAAGCCAATATTTCGGCCTTTCTGGAAACCGAAGTATCAGAAGAATTTATTTTGGAAAACGGTATGGGAGTCGGGGAAAAATATATCAAAACCTTTTTTACGCCCCATCTCAACGGGCCTGATGAAGAGAACGATCCGTTTGATAAATTCTCCTGGTATTATAATTTCTACTCTGGTTTTTCCTGGCTGCCTTCCAAAGACTTCACTTTAAAATTCAATGCAGCCACCGGTGTCAGAGTTCCCAATTTAGCCGAACTTTCCTCGAACGGTTTGCATGAAGGAATTTTCACTTATGAAATTGGCGATCCGGATTTAGAAAACGAGAAGAATTATTCTTTTAATCTCGATTTCAATTATCAAACTGGCGATTTTGGGTTTTTTGTGAGTCCGTTTTTTAATTATTTCAACGGATATGTTTACCTGGCGCCGACTGTAGAAGATTATTTCGGTTTTCCTGTGTTTCGTTACCGTCAGCAGGATGCCCGTCAGTACGGCGCTGAAACAGGTGTAAACTGGAACTTTTCTGAAAACTGGAAAAATAGCCTGGTATATTCAGGAATGATCAGTAAAACGGTAGATGGCGATTACACGCCTTACCTGCCTGCCCAAAAACTGAATTTTCAAACCAATTACAGCTGGAAGCCTTCTTTCGCAGATGAAATGCAGCTATTTTCAAAATTAAAATACGCTTTTCAGCAGGATAAAACCGCGCCTAACGAGATCGCTACCGGCGATTATCTTTTGTGGGATCTTGGGGCTTCGGCAGAATTTTCAGATGAAAAAGCGCATTATCGCATTGGTATAAGTGGAACAAATCTTCTGAATAAGGCCTATTATGATCATCTTTCCAGGTTTAAGAATTACGGTTTGCTCAATATGGGCCGAAATATTATGTTTACGCTTAAAATCGATCTTAGCGGCACCACGCGTTCATGA